One part of the Ailuropoda melanoleuca isolate Jingjing chromosome 6, ASM200744v2, whole genome shotgun sequence genome encodes these proteins:
- the ASTE1 gene encoding protein asteroid homolog 1, whose product MGIRGLMSFVENHSNEFFTDLKLRDTKIVIDGYALFHRLCFNSNLELRYGGDYDSFADVAQKFFESLFACNICPYVVLDGGCDISDKKLKTLKDRAREKIQMAHSLSVGGGGYVCPLLIREVFIQVLIKLQVCFVQCFSEADRDIMTLANHWNCPVLSSDSDFCIFDLKTGFCPLNSFQWRNVNTIKGTQDCYIPAKCFSLDALCHHFSNMNKTLLPLFAVLCGNDHINLPIIETFLSKVRLPLGATGSKGRRHHRVLGLLNWLSHFANPAEALDNVLKYLPKKDRENVKEILCCSMEEYQQSQVKLQDFFQYGTYTCPATLNLDLPEWVLVALAKGQLSPFISDALVLRRTILHTQVENMQQPNAHRVSLPIRQIIYGLLLNASPRLENMSWNALPSQPLAFSEVERINKNIKTSIVNAVELPKDHSDLSKLTELSLARRQILLLETLKVKQAILERIPSSLKLPISVSCYWLQHTESKAKLHHLQALLLGMLMGPLHAIITSPGIVDPAPRQAQCLAAR is encoded by the exons ATGGGTATTCGAGGACTAATGAGTTTTGTGGAAAATCACAGTAATGAGTTCTTCACTGATTTGAAGTTGCGAGACACAAAAATTGTCATTGATGGCTATGCTCTCTTCCATCGTCTTTGCTTCAACTCAAACTTGGAACTTCGGTATGGAGGGGACTATGATTCTTTTGCAGATGTTGCACAAAAATTCTTTGAATCGCTGTTTGCTTGTAATATCTGTCCATATGTTGTATTAGATGGAGGATGTGACATTTCTGATAAAAAGCTTAAAACGTTAAAGGATCGCGCTAGAGAGAAGATCCAGATGGCTCATTCCCTTTCTGTTGGTGGGGGTGGATATGTGTGTCCCTTACTCATCCGGGAAGTGTTCATACAGGTTTTGATCAAGCTACAGGTGTGTTTTGTCCAGTGCTTTTCAGAAGCTGATCGGGACATCATGACACTGGCTAATCATTGGAATTGCCCTGTGTTATCATCTGATAGTGACTTTTGCATCTTTGACCTAAAAACTGGGTTTTGCCCATTGAATAGCTTTCAGTGGAGAAATGTGAACACTATCAAAGGCACACAAGACTGCTATATCCCTGCCAAATGCTTTTCCCTTGATGCACTCTGCCATCACTTCAGTAATATGAATAAAACTCTACTACCTCTCTTTGCGGTGCTATGTGGAAATGATCACATTAATCTGCCCATCATCGAGACATTCTTAAGTAAAGTACGTCTTCCTCTTGGAGCTACCGGTTCTAAGGGGAGGAGACACCACCGAGTATTAGGACTTCTGAATTGGTTATCTCATTTTGCCAACCCTGCTGAAGCACTTGATAATGTTCTGAAATATCTTCCAAAAAAGGATCGCGAAAATGTTAAGGAAATTCTCTGCTGTTCCATGGAAGAATACCAGCAATCTCAGGTGAAGCTGCAGGACTTTTTCCAGTATGGTACTTATACCTGTCCAGCCACCTTGAATCTGGATTTACCAGAATGGGTATTAGTGGCTTTGGCCAAAGGCCAGCTATCTCCTTTCATCAGTGATGCTTTGGTGCTAAGAAGGACCATTCTCCACACACAGGTGGAAAATATGCAGCAACCAAATGCCCACAGAGTATCTCTGCCCATCCGGCAGATCATCTATGGGCTTCTTTTGAATGCCTCTCCCCGTCTGGAAAATATGTCCTGGAATGCATTGCCTTCTCAGCCTCTAGCTTTCAGCGAAGTGGAAAggattaataaaaatatcaaaacatcgATTGTTAATGCAGTAGAACTGCCCAAGGATCATTCTGACTTAAGCAAGTTGACTGAG CTCTCCTTGGCCAGACGGCAGATACTTCTATTAGAAACCCTGAAGGTGAAACAGGCCATCCTGGAACGAATCCCTTCTTCATTGAAGCTGCCCATTTCTGTCAGTTGCTACTGGTTGCAGCACACAGAGTCCAAGGCAAAGCTACATCACCTCCAGGCCTTACTGCTAGGGATGCTGATGGGGCCCTTGCATGCCATAATAACCAGCCCTG gaattgtGGACCCCGCACCCAGGCAGGCTCAGTGCCTTGCTGCTCGCTAA